One Apteryx mantelli isolate bAptMan1 chromosome 2, bAptMan1.hap1, whole genome shotgun sequence genomic window, AAAAGTTACCTCAATAGATGGTATCACCTAAAAGATTGCTCTACTACAATCAGTTCTTAAAGCTGTTTAGCATTACAATCGATTAACATAACTTATAAAGGCAGTAAGACTCTAAACAACATATATTATATGTGcaccaaaatacaaaaatacatacaAGGATTGATAAATTTATCATAAAAACTGTACCTGCATATTTTCTCTCAAATCTGTGGCATCCCGTATAGGTTGGAGAGCATTCTTGAATACTTCATCTATCGTTTTAATCCATAATGTTCTCATAGAGGCATATTCCCTTGATTTCTTGCCCTTCCTCACAGAGAGGCCCCGTTTATGAGGTTTCCCACCACCCCTTCGATTAGTAATGGCCACATGCACAAATAGGGAAGCATGTGCTAAAATTTCTCCAGTTAAAGACTGCAGAGGAACATGTCGATAACCAGTCTGTAGACATTCAAAGGGAATAGTGTATTGCCCAATAAACTCATCCCCAATATAATCATCATCCAGTACTACAAAACGCACCATAGCTAGTTCTGGTAGATTTATTTGAAATTCAAAACTTTCATCAAAAATTGGATTATCTCCATTCTGATGCATAGTTTTTGTCCTTTGTTCTGCACAGTCAGCAGGGATTCCATGTATTTCTACATAGACATAGGGATCCACAACATCACCTTTGGCACCTGATCCTTTGGGTTTAGGGAAGTTCTGCCCACTAATAATTTTAATATGAAGCAGCTGAGGCGAAACTCCAGGCACAGTGTCTTTTGTATTTGCACTAAAGAAGGATACTTCTTCTCTCATGATAGCAGGACGAAGGACATAGCCACAGTTTCCATTTTGTCGAAACCAACCAATGTTAAGATCCATCATTAAGCCAGGTGTTTGAAAGTTCATTGCTACTATCTGACAGCCACACTTCCAAAAATCCTGGGGATTCATATTACTAGAGTCAATCCTCATAGGGCTGGGAAAAACTCTGGCAAGAAAACGTTTATTATAATTTACAAAGTCTCCTGGGTTTTCATTGGCGTATTTACTAGCAAGCACTTCATTAAATGAGCATACTTCCCAGTACTTCTGGAGTTGAAATGAAACTTGAAACTCTTTGAACTGAACTGATTTACATATGCTTACCAACTCAGACAGTTCTTTGCAGAGCTGAAATCGTTTCCCTGTCATAGCATTTTGTTGTTCTACACCCTCTTTCCCCACTCTCTGTGACATTTCTGCTCCTTCGTCTTCATCTGTAACATCTCCCTCTAGCCCAGAACAATTAGAAGAAAGCTTCTTTGCTTTAATTAGTATTTTCCCTTTAAGTGATTCAGGCGATGGAAGATAAGACTCTTCTATGTTTGGAGACTGTGTATGTAGTTTATCCCCCAAAATTTTCTTCATGTGTTGAACCATCACTTTCTGCTGCTTAATAGAACAGTGATTTTCTAAACACAAAATAAGAGGGTATTCTGAAGCGAAAAATGCATACTTGTTAATAATGTCAATCACACTGCGGAAGACAATCTGTGATGTCATTGTATGTCCTGTGTAAATCACAGGCTCATTGTCTGGACCATCCCATACATCCAGTTCAACACTTCGACAACCCATTTTAAGGGCACGAATATAACCTGTGATGTCAGATGGCCCTCGAAATTGATCTTCTATCAAGTATGTATTATGAGatgaatttataaaataatgaGATAAAGGTTGTTTCATATCCTGACAAACTTTTTTGTGTTCTGGATCAAATATGTGGCAGTCTGGTGAAGTAAGGTAATTAGTAAACCCATCTATAGAAAGCCAGCCCTTCTCCTGGCCATCTTTGGCTGGTTCGTATTTCTGAATAATTTCAAGGCTTATTTCTTCTGTGACATGTGCCATACCCTGTTCTGCTTCTAAAAACATCATAAGGCCCTTGGTATCTAGGAATTCTTTATTGCTTGAAAACTGAACCAACAGGAAGTAGATTTCAGGTCGGGTACAAAGCTCGTGAAAAACTTCAATAAACTCTTCCTTTGTTACTTCTGTACCAGTTTTTTCCTTGGATCTATGTAACTCCTTGAATTTCAGttcaattttatttgtttttaaaccagGATTTAAGTCTTTTATAAACTGTACAGCATTACACAGGGGTATATGTCCCAAATTATCTACATCTGATTCACTGAACATTTGTGAAACCCATGAAGTCCGCATATTATCTTGACTACTTTCTATCATATCTAGAGTATGTTTTCCATAAGAAATCAGGTATCTTAAGCCAGTAACCCAAATATTTGCAATGTCTGCTGAGTTAGCAACAAGATCTAGTGACTCATAGTTGTCTCCATAAATAATTGAAAATGCACAGTCTTCTGATATCTGGTCATATATTCCATTGCTGcgaaaaatatctgtattttttcctgttcttactTCTTTGATTGATTTAATGTCAATCTTTGCTTTTTCAGAATCCTTTTTTGAAGGTTCCCAACGCAGAGACTGCATATctgcatctaaaagaaaatatcgGTGATACACCCTAGAGTTGGATCGAATCTTTTTGAGCTCAGAGCCTTCAACCATCGCATTTATACAGTCACTTGCACTGCTGATCTTTTTCTCAGTTGGCATACTGCTAAACGACACAGTCTTTTTCCGTTCTCGCTTTTGTTTCGTACCATCCTGGTAAGTAAGggggacaaaaaagaaaagaagtgtcaGTATGATTTTGTTCGACATTGAAATAAGTTTCAACTTATGGCTGAAAGTTCAAAAAAGGAGTTCAAAAGAGCCTAACGTATGCATGATGACAAATAAGACTGAAGTTCTGACATCACAAATGGAAATACTGACCTACTAATAATGGTTTA contains:
- the PLCL2 gene encoding inactive phospholipase C-like protein 2, whose protein sequence is MAEFGSSGGTGGGGLPSSPGPVQGKVAFKAGDGEGGGGGGGGGGGGGGRSRFDSAGSRVSNGDCALVGAGEESGSALPGSPESSSKEKGFSTTQQRDGKPGIPRRSSIIKDGTKQKRERKKTVSFSSMPTEKKISSASDCINAMVEGSELKKIRSNSRVYHRYFLLDADMQSLRWEPSKKDSEKAKIDIKSIKEVRTGKNTDIFRSNGIYDQISEDCAFSIIYGDNYESLDLVANSADIANIWVTGLRYLISYGKHTLDMIESSQDNMRTSWVSQMFSESDVDNLGHIPLCNAVQFIKDLNPGLKTNKIELKFKELHRSKEKTGTEVTKEEFIEVFHELCTRPEIYFLLVQFSSNKEFLDTKGLMMFLEAEQGMAHVTEEISLEIIQKYEPAKDGQEKGWLSIDGFTNYLTSPDCHIFDPEHKKVCQDMKQPLSHYFINSSHNTYLIEDQFRGPSDITGYIRALKMGCRSVELDVWDGPDNEPVIYTGHTMTSQIVFRSVIDIINKYAFFASEYPLILCLENHCSIKQQKVMVQHMKKILGDKLHTQSPNIEESYLPSPESLKGKILIKAKKLSSNCSGLEGDVTDEDEGAEMSQRVGKEGVEQQNAMTGKRFQLCKELSELVSICKSVQFKEFQVSFQLQKYWEVCSFNEVLASKYANENPGDFVNYNKRFLARVFPSPMRIDSSNMNPQDFWKCGCQIVAMNFQTPGLMMDLNIGWFRQNGNCGYVLRPAIMREEVSFFSANTKDTVPGVSPQLLHIKIISGQNFPKPKGSGAKGDVVDPYVYVEIHGIPADCAEQRTKTMHQNGDNPIFDESFEFQINLPELAMVRFVVLDDDYIGDEFIGQYTIPFECLQTGYRHVPLQSLTGEILAHASLFVHVAITNRRGGGKPHKRGLSVRKGKKSREYASMRTLWIKTIDEVFKNALQPIRDATDLRENMQNAVVSFKELCGLSPVANLMQCILAVSTRLVGPDNTPLIVLNLNDQYPTMELQGIVPEVLKKIVTAYDMMIQTIRTLVENADSLYEKIVQCQKAAMEFHENLHNIGAREGLKERKLQKSVESFTWNITILKGQADLLKYAKNEALENLKQIHYATLSCGLNKPGTENAEISKPRRSLEVIPEKAGDENGE